A genome region from Nitrospira sp. includes the following:
- a CDS encoding methyltransferase domain-containing protein has product MIKTDYVFHASEEARELERLQMLERIFDPGTHRRMLATGLTTGWHCLEVGAGAGSIVRWLEQRVGPSGKVVAIDTNPRFLRGSGSSTIEILQGDICDMELPPATFDLVHARYVMIHVAGYQAAFERMLRCVKPGGWVMIEEPDFQAARAVAGSEAARAAFGRVTDAIERMFTARGMDYALGAKLPVLFQRHHLDQVTVEHEGHLSAGGGMIPQLMKLSAEQLRAKYVATGMVTEADIEEYGRLADDPDSWAVYYATVAVTGWWQPQCGGRT; this is encoded by the coding sequence ATGATCAAGACAGACTACGTGTTTCATGCCAGTGAAGAGGCTCGTGAATTGGAACGGTTGCAGATGCTGGAACGAATCTTCGATCCGGGCACGCACCGCCGGATGCTGGCGACCGGTCTGACCACCGGGTGGCATTGCCTGGAAGTGGGAGCGGGAGCCGGCTCCATCGTACGATGGTTGGAACAGCGGGTCGGGCCATCGGGCAAGGTCGTGGCCATCGACACGAACCCGCGTTTCTTGCGGGGAAGCGGGAGCTCGACCATCGAAATCCTGCAGGGCGATATCTGCGACATGGAGCTTCCGCCTGCCACCTTCGATCTGGTGCATGCGCGGTATGTGATGATTCATGTCGCGGGCTATCAGGCGGCGTTTGAGCGGATGCTGCGATGCGTCAAACCGGGCGGCTGGGTCATGATCGAAGAGCCTGATTTTCAAGCGGCTCGTGCCGTAGCCGGATCGGAAGCGGCCCGGGCGGCATTCGGGCGAGTGACGGATGCGATCGAACGGATGTTTACGGCGCGCGGTATGGACTATGCCCTTGGGGCGAAGTTGCCCGTCTTGTTCCAGCGCCATCATCTGGACCAAGTGACCGTGGAGCACGAGGGGCATTTGTCCGCGGGGGGCGGGATGATTCCGCAGTTGATGAAATTGTCGGCCGAGCAGCTTCGTGCGAAGTACGTGGCGACCGGGATGGTCACGGAGGCCGACATCGAGGAGTATGGACGGTTGGCCGACGATCCCGACTCCTGGGCCGTCTATTATGCGACGGTGGCGGTGACCGGCTGGTGGCAGCCGCAATGCGGCGGGCGAACCTAA